From a region of the Mycobacteroides saopaulense genome:
- a CDS encoding TetR/AcrR family transcriptional regulator translates to MPRVSEDHLAARRRQILDGARRCFAEYGYDGATVRRLEHTIGMSRGAIFHHFRDKDTLFFALAREDAERMANVASREGLVQVMRDMLADPNQFDWLATRLEIARKLRNDPEFRRGWNQRSEELNTATLARLQRQKKAGRLREDVPSEVILGYLDLVLDGLVARLAAGESTESLSRVLDLVEDSVRRADHA, encoded by the coding sequence GTGCCGCGCGTTAGCGAGGATCACCTCGCGGCTCGTCGCCGCCAGATTCTCGATGGCGCGCGGCGCTGTTTTGCCGAATATGGGTACGACGGCGCTACCGTGCGCCGCCTCGAACACACCATCGGCATGTCACGGGGAGCGATATTCCACCATTTCCGCGACAAGGACACGCTGTTCTTCGCGCTGGCGCGCGAAGACGCCGAACGGATGGCGAACGTCGCCAGCCGCGAGGGTCTGGTGCAGGTGATGCGGGACATGCTGGCCGATCCGAATCAATTCGATTGGCTGGCAACCCGTCTCGAGATCGCCCGCAAGCTGCGCAATGACCCCGAGTTCCGGCGGGGCTGGAATCAACGTTCCGAAGAACTCAACACCGCCACCCTGGCCCGGCTGCAGCGCCAGAAGAAGGCGGGTCGCTTGCGCGAGGACGTGCCCAGCGAGGTGATTCTCGGATATCTGGATTTGGTGCTCGACGGCCTGGTCGCCCGCCTGGCCGCGGGCGAGTCGACGGAAAGCCTCAGCCGCGTGCTGGATCTCGTGGAAGACTCGGTGCGCCGTGCCGATCACGCCTGA